The region TAGGGAGTTTATTTGTTTTTCTCCTCTCCTTCGCTATATTTATATCAGTCTTTTTAGGATAATTATGAACCGTTATTGTTGTGCTGTAATGGCTGGATTGATAGGTTTAGGGTTTGCAACAGCCAATAGTTATGCGGAAACGGGTAATGGTTTAGTATATCGGCCAGCTTTGATCGCTTCTGGACAAGAAATAAAGGATCGCCTGACGGAAGCTGATATTCCAACAGGAGAAGGTGGTTTTGCGAGGGATTATGCTGTGAATTTGACTGAGGGAGATCAGGTAGCTATTGATTTACTTTCTGATGATTTTGATTCTTTAGTGATACTGTTGGCTAGGGATGGTACAACGGTTGCGGAAAATGATGACGGTCCTGATGGCTCAACGAATTCGCTATTGTTTATGCGGATTACTGAAACAGGTCGTTATGTTGTTCGGGTGAGAGCTTTTGGTGAAACTGGTGGTGGCGAATTTTCACTAAAGGTAACTCGTTTACAGCCTATTGAAGAATAGGGATACTGATAATGATCAGTATTAAGCTTTCTGTCCATTCGACTATTGCGCCGTAAGTATCACCTGTATGTCCTGCGAATTTGAAGGTGAACCAGTAGCTTGTGCAAATAGCTATTAGTGCGGCAATACAAGTAGCTGCAAGAATATTAGTAGTGTTACTGCTCCAAAACATAAGCAGACTCACAGAAGTACTTATGGTGAGCAAACTTGCAATATTAAAATCGGTATTTTGTTCGAAATCTTGTTTGTGAAATGCTCCTTTTCCGTTGGGCTTGAGGTAGGGAAAGAAGGCGATCGCCGTGACTTGAGACCATCTGCCCCATATGGGAGCAATAAGTAAAAACCACCAATTTTGCGTGTCTAAAGAGGCGATCGCCGCAAACTTAAACAGTAAAATTATGATTGCCGTCATAGCTCCAAAAGCACCTGTTACGCTGTCGGTCATGACTTCGAGTCGTTTGGCTGGGTCTGTAACCGCTAGACCATCGGCACTGTCCATTGCACCGT is a window of [Limnothrix rosea] IAM M-220 DNA encoding:
- a CDS encoding PPC domain-containing protein — its product is MNRYCCAVMAGLIGLGFATANSYAETGNGLVYRPALIASGQEIKDRLTEADIPTGEGGFARDYAVNLTEGDQVAIDLLSDDFDSLVILLARDGTTVAENDDGPDGSTNSLLFMRITETGRYVVRVRAFGETGGGEFSLKVTRLQPIEE
- the cobS gene encoding adenosylcobinamide-GDP ribazoletransferase, giving the protein MGQAASAFSGLWRSLLGAIIFYTIFPIPASWNPSFHRIARWCPLVGLIIGGLLSVVFLSLSSLRTPSLVTGAIITSLWVFVTGGLHLDGAMDSADGLAVTDPAKRLEVMTDSVTGAFGAMTAIIILLFKFAAIASLDTQNWWFLLIAPIWGRWSQVTAIAFFPYLKPNGKGAFHKQDFEQNTDFNIASLLTISTSVSLLMFWSSNTTNILAATCIAALIAICTSYWFTFKFAGHTGDTYGAIVEWTESLILIIISIPILQ